The following are encoded together in the Iodobacter fluviatilis genome:
- a CDS encoding ABC transporter ATP-binding protein → MLQLSDLAIRLGDRTVVENLSLDLQVGEIGCLLGASGCGKTTVLRAIAGFERPAAGSIVLAGKEVSSAAKMLPPEQRQIGMVFQDYALFPHLTVAGNIAFGLRGAGRAEQATRVADALKLVGLDHVEQRYPHELSGGQQQRVALARALAPRPQLLLMDEPFSNLDVELRERLGQEVRAILKAAGMTAILVTHDQREAFAVADKVGVMTDGHIRQWATPYDLYHQPLDRFVADFVGEGVLLPGIVAAGGKVEFELGIVHGKMPENCCMGCVADVLVRPDDVLHDDASSMKARVLAKAFRGAQFLYTLALPSGQKVLSLVPSHHNHALGEDIGIRLEIDHVIAFKRG, encoded by the coding sequence GTACCGTGGTTGAAAATTTATCACTGGATTTGCAAGTGGGGGAGATTGGCTGCCTGCTTGGGGCCTCTGGCTGCGGTAAGACTACGGTGTTACGCGCCATTGCGGGCTTTGAAAGGCCCGCAGCAGGAAGCATCGTGCTGGCGGGTAAAGAGGTGAGTAGTGCAGCAAAAATGCTGCCGCCAGAGCAGCGCCAGATTGGCATGGTGTTTCAAGATTACGCGCTTTTCCCTCACCTTACTGTGGCGGGCAATATTGCTTTTGGCTTGCGTGGAGCAGGTAGAGCAGAGCAGGCCACACGGGTGGCCGATGCATTAAAACTGGTAGGTTTGGATCATGTTGAGCAGCGCTATCCGCATGAATTATCAGGCGGCCAGCAGCAACGCGTTGCCTTAGCGCGTGCGCTGGCTCCACGCCCTCAGCTGTTGTTGATGGACGAGCCTTTTTCAAACTTAGACGTTGAACTACGCGAAAGGCTTGGGCAAGAAGTGCGTGCCATCTTAAAAGCGGCAGGCATGACTGCCATTTTGGTAACGCATGATCAGCGGGAAGCCTTTGCCGTGGCGGATAAAGTAGGTGTGATGACTGATGGCCATATCCGCCAATGGGCCACGCCTTACGATTTATACCACCAGCCGCTGGATCGCTTTGTGGCCGATTTTGTGGGCGAAGGCGTATTGCTGCCAGGGATTGTTGCTGCGGGCGGCAAGGTTGAGTTTGAGCTGGGGATTGTGCACGGTAAAATGCCCGAAAACTGCTGCATGGGTTGTGTTGCCGATGTGCTGGTTCGCCCTGATGATGTGCTGCATGACGATGCAAGTAGCATGAAAGCTAGAGTGCTGGCAAAAGCATTCCGTGGGGCGCAGTTTCTTTATACCCTAGCCCTCCCTTCAGGGCAGAAAGTCTTATCCCTTGTGCCCAGTCATCACAACCATGCGCTTGGTGAGGATATCGGCATTCGATTAGAAATTGACCACGTGATTGCATTTAAGCGTGGTTAA